In one Roseburia intestinalis L1-82 genomic region, the following are encoded:
- a CDS encoding ABC transporter ATP-binding protein, with amino-acid sequence MSEAMIQADGLVKIYKTKQTEVLALQGLDLTVEAGELTALIGNSGSGKSTFLNMIGGLDRPSAGSLTVCGKNLFKMSEKELVEYKRDTVGFVWQNNGRNLLPYLSALENVMLPMHLSDKRKKKEKALELLERVGMETKKNSKMSTMSGGEQQRVAIAIALANSPGLLLADEPTGSVDTRTADVIFDIFTELNKAGQTILIVTHDVALSKKVKRVVAIRDGKISSERILKEKYADRLKEITVDWRNEDTQEEYVIIDKAGRVQIPREILDKMNLRDNKVKLEYQDDKVIIGAPEEI; translated from the coding sequence ATGTCAGAAGCAATGATACAAGCAGACGGGCTGGTAAAAATTTACAAGACAAAGCAGACGGAAGTGCTTGCCCTCCAGGGATTGGATCTTACAGTGGAAGCGGGAGAACTGACCGCATTGATTGGAAATAGTGGGAGCGGAAAGTCTACGTTTTTGAATATGATTGGTGGTCTGGACAGACCAAGTGCGGGAAGCCTTACTGTATGTGGGAAAAACCTTTTTAAAATGAGTGAAAAGGAACTGGTGGAGTATAAAAGGGATACAGTTGGATTCGTCTGGCAGAATAATGGACGAAATCTTCTACCCTACCTGTCGGCACTGGAAAATGTTATGCTTCCGATGCATTTGTCGGATAAAAGAAAGAAAAAAGAGAAGGCACTGGAATTGTTGGAACGTGTTGGAATGGAAACAAAAAAGAACAGTAAAATGAGCACCATGTCGGGAGGAGAGCAGCAAAGGGTTGCAATTGCAATTGCATTGGCGAATTCCCCCGGACTTTTACTGGCAGATGAACCCACCGGAAGCGTCGATACAAGAACGGCAGATGTGATTTTTGATATTTTTACAGAATTAAACAAAGCCGGACAGACTATTTTGATTGTTACACATGATGTGGCATTATCAAAAAAAGTAAAAAGGGTAGTAGCAATCCGGGATGGAAAGATAAGCAGTGAGAGAATTCTGAAGGAAAAATATGCGGACCGGTTAAAGGAAATTACCGTAGATTGGAGAAACGAGGATACTCAGGAGGAGTATGTCATCATAGATAAAGCGGGACGTGTTCAGATTCCCAGAGAAATTCTCGATAAGATGAATCTTAGGGATAATAAGGTAAAACTGGAATACCAGGATGATAAAGTCATCATTGGTGCACCGGAGGAAATATAA